From a region of the Hyalangium minutum genome:
- a CDS encoding sugar ABC transporter substrate-binding protein, producing the protein MSTRLKIWMGGGAALIIAGAILGLSLLNRQDEPPAPPPATQEAKSPWLIGLSLHMTTDDYGVFMSKAFQETLDAAHVEYVITDAQHRGEQQREDIERHIARRVDALVIVPTDDQLITQETNKAAAQGIPIIAVTAMPGSKVTTTILGRDRDNGFDAGKILAEKLGGQGKVMVLNTPTDLTRLRLRIEGFQDAIRSTGLQVIATKRSVSKEGCMAAVEEVLREHPDLRGIFAPFGTALIGAASDVRARGSKDIIITGIDADYEVLKLIQEGWVAATLAQYPSEHGRLAAQAALRILRGEPPMPSVEAPFQIVTQENAAALARELWKRELPGTP; encoded by the coding sequence ATGAGCACTCGATTGAAGATCTGGATGGGCGGGGGGGCCGCACTGATTATTGCCGGGGCCATCCTGGGGCTGAGCCTGCTGAACCGGCAGGATGAGCCCCCTGCCCCGCCGCCCGCTACCCAGGAGGCCAAGAGCCCCTGGCTGATCGGCCTGTCACTCCACATGACGACGGACGACTACGGCGTCTTCATGAGCAAGGCCTTCCAGGAGACGCTCGACGCCGCGCACGTCGAATATGTCATCACCGACGCCCAGCACCGCGGCGAGCAGCAGCGCGAGGACATCGAACGGCACATTGCCCGGCGCGTGGATGCGCTGGTCATCGTCCCGACCGATGATCAGCTCATCACCCAGGAGACCAACAAGGCGGCAGCGCAGGGCATCCCCATCATCGCCGTCACCGCGATGCCCGGCTCGAAGGTCACCACCACCATCCTGGGCCGGGATCGCGACAACGGCTTCGATGCCGGAAAGATCCTGGCGGAGAAGCTCGGCGGCCAGGGCAAGGTCATGGTGCTCAATACCCCCACGGACCTCACCCGGCTGCGCCTGCGCATCGAGGGCTTCCAGGACGCCATCCGCAGCACGGGCCTGCAGGTCATCGCCACCAAGCGCAGCGTCAGCAAGGAGGGCTGTATGGCCGCGGTCGAGGAGGTGCTGCGCGAGCACCCGGACCTGAGAGGCATCTTCGCGCCATTTGGCACGGCGCTCATCGGAGCCGCCTCGGACGTCCGCGCCCGCGGCAGCAAGGACATCATCATCACTGGCATCGACGCGGACTACGAGGTCCTCAAGCTCATCCAGGAGGGCTGGGTGGCCGCCACGCTCGCGCAGTACCCCAGCGAGCACGGCCGCCTGGCCGCTCAGGCCGCCCTGCGCATCCTGCGGGGCGAGCCGCCCATGCCCTCGGTCGAGGCACCCTTCCAGATCGTCACCCAAGAGAACGCCGCAGCCCTGGCGCGCGAGCTCTGGAAGCGGGAGCTCCCAGGGACGCCCTGA
- a CDS encoding 5'-nucleotidase produces MKARFTLLVMAVLWLLPLGAQAEPRRLVLILTGDNRGEIAPCGCKQEPQGGLARRKTAIDAERAQGLPMVLMDAGNALFKEPSRSTDPLVQQRAELVLDQMEAQGTVAMAVGTRDLSQGLAYLQKATKAHSKKMKLLSANLVDKSGKAPFAPSLVVEAGGLKVGVVGVSAEGTPPGEPSLTGRPPKEAALAEARKLRQSRKVDVVVVLAAIPYPEAVKLAILANEAVDFVVQSHDAKGLGIGELVGTHAAIFPAGELGKQITRLELSVDGPGPSVDLGSGSRAREQLRVVEDNLHKATTRLASTQDEPTRAELTRTIVELEGRLHELESKMEVKAPKGGRAHQLSYVTLGLAVADDPVLKQRVEQLQPSGLAPSGP; encoded by the coding sequence GTGAAGGCGCGATTCACACTGCTGGTGATGGCTGTGCTGTGGCTGCTTCCCCTGGGAGCCCAGGCCGAGCCTCGGCGACTGGTGCTCATCCTCACCGGCGACAACCGGGGGGAGATTGCGCCCTGCGGCTGCAAGCAGGAGCCCCAGGGCGGGCTGGCCCGGAGAAAGACGGCGATCGACGCGGAGCGCGCCCAGGGCCTGCCGATGGTGTTGATGGACGCGGGCAACGCGCTGTTCAAGGAGCCCTCGCGCTCCACGGATCCCCTGGTGCAGCAGCGGGCGGAGCTGGTGCTCGATCAGATGGAGGCGCAGGGCACGGTGGCCATGGCGGTGGGCACGCGGGACTTGTCGCAGGGCCTGGCCTACCTCCAGAAGGCCACAAAGGCGCACAGCAAGAAGATGAAGCTGCTGTCCGCCAACCTCGTGGACAAGTCGGGCAAGGCGCCCTTCGCTCCCTCCCTGGTGGTGGAGGCCGGAGGGCTGAAGGTGGGCGTGGTGGGCGTGTCTGCCGAGGGCACGCCGCCCGGAGAGCCCTCGCTGACGGGCCGCCCGCCCAAGGAGGCCGCGCTGGCCGAGGCCCGCAAGCTGCGCCAGTCGCGCAAGGTGGACGTGGTGGTGGTGCTGGCCGCCATCCCCTATCCGGAGGCCGTGAAGCTGGCCATCCTGGCCAATGAGGCGGTGGACTTCGTGGTGCAGTCCCATGACGCCAAGGGCCTGGGCATTGGCGAGTTGGTCGGCACCCACGCCGCCATCTTCCCCGCCGGAGAGCTCGGCAAGCAGATCACCCGGCTGGAGCTGAGCGTGGATGGACCGGGCCCCTCGGTGGATCTGGGCTCGGGCTCGCGCGCCCGCGAGCAGCTGCGCGTGGTGGAGGACAACCTCCACAAGGCCACCACGCGGCTGGCCAGCACCCAGGACGAGCCCACGCGCGCCGAGCTCACCCGCACCATCGTCGAGCTGGAGGGCCGCCTGCACGAGCTCGAGTCGAAGATGGAAGTGAAGGCTCCCAAGGGTGGACGGGCCCACCAGCTCTCCTACGTCACGCTGGGGCTCGCGGTGGCGGATGATCCGGTGCTCAAGCAGCGGGTGGAACAGCTCCAGCCGAGCGGCTTGGCTCCCTCGGGGCCCTGA
- a CDS encoding zinc metalloprotease: MRMFGKTVVAVGALAAMAGCGPVDEAELVENTDAQAVSDPRNCGSQDFTTEEVAEIEARFEAIRVRQEMAGQVNAFATSIPVYFHVIRDSSGNGGVTTTQINNQITVLNNAYASAGFTFTLASVDYTNNSTYYTCTSGGSCESTMKNALRKGTASALNFYTNNMGGGLLGWATFPWSYTSSPKMDGVVVLQSSLPGGTATNYNQGDTGTHEVGHWMGLYHTFQGGCTTTNDSVSDTPAESTPANGCPTGRDTCTTMSGVDPITNFMDYTYDSCMNTFSAGQRTRMSSMWTSYRAGK, from the coding sequence ATGCGCATGTTTGGAAAGACGGTGGTGGCTGTGGGAGCGCTGGCCGCGATGGCGGGCTGCGGTCCCGTGGACGAGGCCGAACTGGTGGAGAACACGGACGCCCAGGCCGTGTCGGATCCCCGCAACTGCGGCAGCCAGGACTTCACCACGGAGGAGGTGGCGGAGATCGAGGCTCGGTTCGAGGCCATCCGCGTTCGCCAGGAGATGGCGGGCCAGGTCAACGCCTTTGCCACCAGCATTCCCGTGTACTTCCACGTCATCCGTGACTCGAGCGGCAACGGCGGCGTGACGACCACGCAGATCAACAACCAGATCACGGTGCTCAACAACGCCTACGCATCTGCGGGGTTCACCTTCACGCTGGCCAGCGTGGACTATACGAACAACTCCACGTACTACACCTGTACCAGCGGTGGTTCGTGTGAGTCGACGATGAAGAACGCGCTGCGCAAGGGCACCGCGTCGGCGCTGAACTTCTACACCAACAACATGGGCGGCGGCCTGCTGGGCTGGGCGACGTTCCCGTGGAGCTACACCAGCAGCCCGAAGATGGACGGCGTGGTGGTGCTCCAGAGCTCGCTGCCGGGCGGCACGGCCACCAACTACAACCAGGGCGACACGGGCACGCACGAGGTTGGCCACTGGATGGGCCTGTACCACACGTTCCAGGGCGGCTGCACCACCACCAACGACAGCGTGAGCGACACGCCGGCCGAGTCGACGCCGGCCAACGGCTGCCCCACCGGCCGCGACACCTGCACCACCATGTCGGGTGTGGATCCGATCACCAACTTCATGGACTACACGTACGACTCCTGCATGAACACGTTCAGCGCCGGTCAGCGGACCCGCATGAGCAGCATGTGGACCTCGTACCGCGCGGGCAAGTAA
- a CDS encoding cytochrome c peroxidase has product MIQHAFRRALQLPAGSRRRHLVSHPSFWAVGAIALVAMGACHTDKEEEPQRSNLTGKQLFEQPFPGTNGRSCASCHVPENHFTLTPDHVARLLETNPDDPLFNAIDADDPTAETLTFEHLKKGLVRVWLTLPDTMDLIDDEGNVTTPPDRRLFVWRAVPSIADTAMSAPFQLDGRMATLEEQAQAAITGHSEGGTVSASELERIAAFQRDVFSSNRARTVAEHLASGVDPAGVPDVEDERSLSLAEQRGREVYEAACAACHGGATKGTLTNREVHDALFPALRPDGTVLHEVPATAPPTPVLTAAQDTTFLNIRSAFVTYLGQVDPESDYSPPWSRRVSREKGSEPSRSRG; this is encoded by the coding sequence ATGATCCAACATGCATTTCGCAGAGCACTCCAGCTGCCCGCCGGCTCACGTCGCCGACACCTCGTCAGTCACCCTTCATTCTGGGCCGTAGGGGCCATCGCGCTGGTCGCGATGGGCGCTTGTCACACCGACAAAGAGGAAGAGCCGCAGCGCAGCAACCTCACGGGGAAGCAGCTTTTCGAGCAGCCCTTCCCCGGAACCAACGGCCGCTCCTGCGCCAGCTGCCACGTGCCGGAGAACCACTTCACGCTAACGCCCGACCACGTGGCTCGATTGCTCGAAACGAACCCGGACGATCCGCTGTTCAACGCGATCGACGCCGACGATCCCACGGCCGAAACGCTCACCTTCGAGCACTTGAAGAAGGGCCTCGTGCGCGTGTGGCTCACGTTGCCAGACACCATGGACTTGATCGATGACGAGGGCAACGTCACGACGCCGCCCGATCGCAGGCTGTTCGTGTGGCGTGCAGTCCCCTCGATTGCCGACACCGCGATGAGCGCGCCCTTCCAACTCGACGGACGCATGGCAACGCTGGAAGAGCAAGCGCAAGCGGCTATCACTGGGCACAGCGAAGGCGGCACGGTGTCCGCGAGCGAGCTCGAGCGCATCGCCGCTTTCCAGCGCGACGTGTTTTCTTCGAACCGGGCTCGCACCGTCGCAGAGCATCTGGCGAGCGGAGTCGATCCAGCGGGCGTTCCCGACGTGGAAGACGAGCGGAGCCTCTCGCTCGCGGAGCAACGTGGACGGGAGGTGTACGAGGCTGCGTGTGCGGCGTGCCACGGCGGGGCCACCAAGGGGACCCTCACGAATCGGGAAGTCCATGATGCGCTGTTTCCTGCCCTCAGACCCGACGGCACCGTGTTGCACGAAGTGCCCGCCACCGCCCCCCCAACCCCGGTGCTCACGGCTGCTCAAGACACCACGTTCTTGAATATCCGTTCGGCGTTTGTCACGTATCTGGGACAGGTCGACCCCGAGTCCGACTATAGCCCTCCCTGGAGCAGGAGGGTGAGCCGCGAGAAGGGGTCCGAGCCTTCCCGCAGCCGGGGATAG
- a CDS encoding sensor histidine kinase, protein MLRPPDWDIPPDAGGVLLPKLLLQPLVENAVQHGALCRAGGGRVAVRAMLRGDGAGAGSKLVCTVTDNGPGLPTSEPRSGALGLRAVRRRLELKCPGSALRLQSSSEGTSAVIEVPVTPGGTV, encoded by the coding sequence ATGCTGCGTCCGCCTGATTGGGACATTCCACCCGACGCCGGCGGCGTGCTGCTGCCGAAGCTATTGCTGCAGCCCCTGGTAGAGAACGCGGTCCAGCATGGTGCGCTGTGTCGAGCCGGCGGCGGCCGGGTGGCCGTGCGTGCCATGCTCCGGGGGGATGGCGCTGGCGCTGGGTCGAAGCTCGTGTGCACGGTGACGGACAACGGTCCCGGCCTACCGACGAGCGAGCCGCGCTCTGGCGCACTGGGCCTCCGCGCTGTGCGTCGCCGGCTCGAGCTCAAGTGCCCTGGGTCGGCCTTGCGCTTGCAGTCTTCGAGCGAAGGGACCTCGGCGGTCATCGAGGTTCCCGTGACTCCGGGGGGAACGGTATGA
- a CDS encoding LytR/AlgR family response regulator transcription factor has protein sequence MSSEGGEKLRSLVVEDEWAARNYLVELLDGSNLAEVTGAVASAEEAREILLGDGRLAFDVVFLDIRLSGGRNEELDIARELAALSTPPLIVLATAFNAHALEAYELGVADYLLKPFTEQRVEQCLHRIRARRPRLQPAGPLRIAARRQKSLVFFDRDEVWAFEAAERLTRVHTAQGVFDVDLSLSAIEASFGRALARVHRNWLVNVTHIKEFERDSETRVWVGEGLVADGRCIHVPVARERAQQLRDMLLASATGLRRRT, from the coding sequence ATGAGCAGTGAGGGCGGCGAAAAGCTGCGTTCACTCGTCGTCGAGGACGAGTGGGCAGCGCGAAACTACCTCGTCGAGCTCTTGGATGGCTCCAACCTTGCTGAGGTCACGGGCGCCGTCGCATCCGCGGAGGAAGCGCGGGAGATCTTGCTCGGCGACGGGCGTCTCGCGTTCGATGTCGTGTTTCTGGACATTCGGCTCTCCGGCGGCCGAAACGAGGAACTGGACATCGCGCGCGAGCTCGCAGCGCTGTCCACGCCTCCCTTGATCGTGCTCGCGACCGCGTTCAATGCGCACGCGCTCGAAGCGTATGAACTCGGAGTTGCCGACTACCTGCTCAAACCCTTCACCGAGCAACGAGTCGAGCAGTGTTTGCACAGGATTCGGGCACGCCGTCCGAGGTTGCAGCCAGCGGGCCCCCTGCGGATCGCCGCGCGGCGGCAGAAGAGTCTGGTCTTCTTCGACCGCGACGAGGTGTGGGCATTCGAGGCGGCGGAACGCTTGACTCGGGTGCATACCGCCCAGGGCGTTTTCGACGTCGACCTGTCGCTGTCTGCGATCGAGGCGTCATTCGGCCGTGCGCTCGCTCGGGTCCACCGCAACTGGCTGGTCAATGTGACGCACATCAAGGAGTTCGAGCGCGACAGCGAAACCCGGGTATGGGTGGGCGAGGGGCTCGTGGCGGACGGTCGCTGTATCCATGTGCCTGTTGCGCGTGAGCGAGCGCAACAGCTGCGCGACATGCTGCTCGCTAGCGCGACGGGGTTGCGCCGCAGAACTTGA
- a CDS encoding choice-of-anchor A family protein yields MRAFRPFALAAALLSLSACGLVGSGDDSQGRGAGSSGHLDDNGACPPESSVVPVHLNDYNLFLLGNYNLGTDVEGKVAAAGNITMDNFSVGWRLPGTDIANTLVAGGNLTLTNGGVWGDARHGGSYSADQTVVYPRGTVAQGSPINFAAREAQLLSLSTQLASLTANGTTTREFWGGLMLRGTDAQQNVFDVNATDFIGAALWSIEAPAGSFVVVNIRGASATFTGFGIQFSGGIDQHGVLFNFVDTTSITAQGFGFWGTVLAPRADIHFTNGSFDGGIYARSLTGNAEGHINPLAEHSICQEPTTPPGDPDGGSGGGTPDGGNGGGTPDGGNGGGTPDGGNGGHDGGCPNDDHGHGGGGHHDGDGCHNDDHGHGGGGGHHDGDGCSNGGHGGGGGGHGGGGGGHHDGDGCPNGGHGGGGGGHGGGGGGHHDGDGCPNGGHGGGGGGHHDGDGCPNNGHGGGGGGGHGGGGGGHHDGDGCSNGGHGGGGGGHGGGGGGHGGGGGGYGGHR; encoded by the coding sequence ATGCGCGCTTTCCGTCCGTTCGCTTTGGCTGCCGCTCTGCTGTCGCTCTCTGCCTGCGGCCTGGTTGGTTCTGGAGATGACTCGCAGGGGCGTGGCGCAGGGAGCAGCGGCCACCTCGACGATAACGGCGCCTGCCCGCCCGAGTCGTCGGTCGTCCCGGTCCACTTGAATGACTACAACCTGTTCCTGCTCGGGAACTACAACCTGGGCACGGACGTGGAGGGCAAGGTCGCGGCGGCTGGCAATATCACCATGGACAACTTCTCCGTGGGTTGGAGGCTGCCGGGCACGGACATCGCCAACACGCTGGTGGCGGGCGGCAACCTGACGCTCACCAATGGCGGCGTCTGGGGTGACGCGCGGCACGGGGGCAGCTACAGCGCCGACCAGACCGTGGTCTACCCACGCGGTACCGTGGCGCAGGGCTCTCCCATCAACTTCGCCGCCCGCGAAGCTCAGCTGCTCAGCCTGTCCACACAACTGGCCAGCCTGACGGCCAACGGCACCACGACGCGCGAGTTCTGGGGCGGCCTCATGCTGCGCGGCACGGATGCGCAGCAGAACGTCTTCGACGTGAACGCCACTGACTTCATCGGCGCCGCTCTGTGGTCCATCGAAGCGCCGGCCGGCTCCTTCGTGGTGGTCAACATCCGCGGGGCCTCGGCCACCTTCACCGGCTTCGGCATCCAGTTCAGCGGCGGCATCGACCAGCACGGCGTGCTCTTCAACTTCGTGGACACCACCAGCATCACCGCTCAGGGCTTCGGCTTCTGGGGCACGGTGCTGGCGCCCCGCGCTGACATTCACTTCACCAACGGCAGCTTCGATGGCGGCATCTACGCCAGGTCGCTGACGGGCAACGCCGAGGGCCACATCAACCCGCTGGCGGAGCACAGCATCTGCCAGGAGCCGACGACTCCTCCGGGTGATCCCGACGGCGGCAGTGGCGGTGGTACGCCCGATGGCGGCAATGGGGGTGGTACGCCTGACGGCGGCAATGGGGGTGGTACGCCTGACGGCGGCAATGGCGGTCATGATGGCGGTTGCCCCAACGATGACCACGGTCACGGCGGTGGTGGTCACCACGATGGTGACGGTTGCCACAACGATGACCACGGTCACGGCGGTGGCGGCGGTCACCACGATGGTGACGGGTGCTCCAACGGTGGCCACGGCGGTGGTGGTGGTGGCCACGGTGGTGGCGGTGGCGGTCACCACGATGGTGACGGGTGCCCCAACGGTGGCCACGGCGGTGGTGGTGGTGGCCACGGTGGTGGCGGCGGCGGTCATCACGATGGTGACGGCTGCCCCAACGGTGGCCACGGTGGTGGCGGTGGCGGTCACCACGATGGTGACGGGTGCCCCAACAATGGCCACGGCGGCGGTGGCGGTGGCGGCCACGGCGGTGGCGGCGGCGGTCACCACGATGGTGACGGTTGCTCCAACGGTGGCCACGGCGGTGGTGGCGGCGGCCACGGCGGCGGTGGTGGCGGCCACGGTGGTGGCGGTGGCGGCTACGGTGGCCACCGCTGA
- a CDS encoding FAD-dependent monooxygenase, whose translation MLVSGASISGLTTASWLARYGFEVTVVERAPYLRPGGHALDVRGPALEAAERMGILTTIRDRSTKLTGIAVVDSAGKEIFRSMESTLTGGRLDSPDVEILRDDLCDVLHEAVASPVEYIFGDSIASLTQDESGVDVTFVAAAPRRFELVIGADGLYSGVRRIAFGPDEQFLRAFGDLYVATFGMPNFLGLERWQVMYRQPDSVGALVMGLRKDIKARTYLGFNAPKGIDFDFRDIDAQKRLLAHRVAGAGWVIPQIVEHMLRATDFHFYSLSQVRMSSWSRGRIVLVGDAGYAVSLGTGQATTVAMVGAYVLAGELATHKDDLVAGAAAYEGELRAYVIRNQDIALEQNAKPEELTDEGETATPGGLPDFGALTLPFALKNYQEWVRLP comes from the coding sequence GTGCTGGTTTCCGGTGCCAGCATTTCCGGTCTCACCACCGCCTCCTGGCTCGCCCGCTATGGCTTCGAGGTCACAGTGGTCGAACGCGCGCCGTATCTGCGACCGGGCGGTCATGCACTCGATGTGCGCGGTCCAGCATTGGAGGCCGCGGAGCGGATGGGCATCCTCACCACGATTCGCGATCGCAGCACGAAGCTGACGGGAATCGCGGTGGTCGACTCGGCCGGCAAGGAGATCTTCCGGAGCATGGAGAGCACCTTGACGGGCGGCCGGCTCGACAGCCCCGATGTCGAGATTCTACGGGACGACCTCTGTGACGTACTCCACGAAGCCGTGGCCAGCCCAGTCGAGTACATCTTCGGCGATTCCATCGCGTCGCTGACCCAAGACGAGTCGGGCGTCGACGTCACGTTCGTCGCTGCCGCGCCTCGCCGCTTCGAGCTCGTGATTGGCGCGGACGGATTGTATTCGGGGGTGCGGCGGATTGCCTTCGGCCCTGATGAACAGTTCCTGCGCGCCTTCGGTGACCTGTACGTCGCGACCTTCGGCATGCCGAACTTCCTCGGTCTCGAGCGCTGGCAGGTCATGTACAGGCAGCCTGACTCCGTCGGCGCGCTGGTCATGGGCCTGCGAAAGGATATCAAGGCGAGGACGTATCTCGGCTTCAACGCGCCGAAGGGGATCGACTTCGACTTCCGTGACATCGACGCGCAGAAGCGGTTGCTGGCCCATCGCGTCGCCGGCGCGGGCTGGGTGATCCCGCAGATCGTGGAACACATGCTGCGCGCGACCGACTTCCATTTCTACTCGCTGAGTCAGGTCCGCATGAGCAGCTGGTCGCGCGGGCGGATCGTGTTGGTCGGTGATGCTGGCTACGCCGTCTCTCTGGGGACGGGTCAGGCCACCACGGTCGCGATGGTCGGCGCCTACGTCCTGGCCGGTGAGCTCGCCACGCACAAAGACGATCTGGTCGCCGGTGCAGCCGCGTATGAGGGCGAGCTGCGCGCTTATGTGATTCGCAATCAGGACATTGCGTTGGAGCAGAACGCCAAGCCCGAAGAACTGACGGACGAGGGTGAGACTGCCACCCCCGGCGGCCTTCCGGACTTCGGAGCGCTGACGCTGCCGTTCGCGCTCAAGAACTACCAGGAATGGGTAAGGCTTCCATGA
- a CDS encoding LysR family transcriptional regulator produces the protein MELRHLRYFVTIAEEQSFRRAAERLHVSQSPLSRQMKDLEEEMGVELFEPEGRGIKLTAAGKAFTERARSILASVDAAVDEAKGVAEGRLGTVVIGFETGTTFMGALLSLVAAFRRRTPRVGLQLVPMSSVEQWAALRQGTIAFGYGAYAPSDDALGHLEMARDRLGLLLSPEHRLARFKKVWLRDLESERVLLQPRQLYPRLHADILTTARAQGVTLHVTAEVLDLEALLALVVIGDAVTFLSEKFWELASQTSLLWRPVEDLHLNLSEVVTWRAEDDGAPVVRALIECAREVSPLLQHAADRARSPKVAQRKRNKR, from the coding sequence ATGGAACTCCGACACCTGCGCTACTTTGTGACGATCGCCGAGGAGCAGAGCTTCCGCCGGGCCGCCGAGAGGCTCCACGTCTCGCAGTCGCCGCTGAGCCGGCAGATGAAGGACCTCGAGGAGGAGATGGGCGTTGAGCTCTTCGAGCCGGAGGGACGTGGCATCAAGCTCACCGCCGCTGGGAAGGCCTTTACAGAGAGAGCCCGGAGTATCCTGGCGAGCGTCGACGCAGCCGTCGACGAAGCCAAGGGGGTCGCTGAGGGCAGGCTCGGCACCGTGGTCATCGGCTTTGAAACGGGGACGACCTTCATGGGTGCGTTGCTGTCCCTTGTCGCGGCGTTCCGAAGGCGAACGCCCCGTGTCGGCCTGCAGCTCGTTCCCATGAGCAGCGTCGAGCAGTGGGCGGCCCTGCGGCAGGGGACGATTGCCTTCGGCTACGGTGCCTACGCGCCCAGTGACGACGCCCTGGGCCACCTGGAGATGGCACGTGACCGGCTCGGGCTGCTCCTCTCCCCGGAGCATCGACTCGCACGGTTCAAGAAGGTCTGGCTTCGAGACCTCGAGAGCGAGCGCGTGCTGCTCCAGCCACGTCAGCTCTATCCGAGGCTCCACGCGGACATCCTCACGACGGCGCGCGCACAGGGCGTGACGCTGCACGTGACGGCGGAGGTGCTCGATCTGGAGGCGCTCCTGGCGCTGGTCGTCATCGGCGACGCGGTCACCTTCCTCTCGGAGAAGTTCTGGGAGCTGGCTTCGCAGACCTCGTTGCTGTGGCGGCCCGTCGAAGACCTCCACCTCAACCTGAGTGAAGTCGTCACATGGCGCGCGGAGGACGACGGCGCGCCCGTCGTGCGAGCGCTGATCGAGTGCGCGAGAGAGGTGAGCCCGCTTCTGCAGCACGCCGCAGACCGCGCGCGCTCCCCCAAGGTCGCCCAGCGAAAGCGCAACAAGCGCTGA
- a CDS encoding TetR/AcrR family transcriptional regulator, with product MAVFWDKGYEATSTDDLVRAMGIGRQSMYDTFGDKHRLFLEALQRYNAESGAGLIERLHAGASPLMALEKVLMAIAHQTPGERARGCMGVNATAELAQKDPEVASIIRATGLLCETAFEQILREAKRQGELSPSVDEKKGGRFLLAALQGLRVTAKAGATPEALRDIATFTMAGLRAL from the coding sequence ATGGCCGTCTTCTGGGACAAGGGCTATGAGGCGACCTCCACGGACGACCTGGTGCGCGCGATGGGCATTGGGCGCCAGAGCATGTACGACACGTTCGGCGACAAGCATCGGCTCTTCCTGGAAGCGCTCCAGCGCTACAACGCGGAGAGTGGCGCCGGGCTGATCGAGCGCCTTCATGCCGGCGCCTCGCCGCTGATGGCGCTCGAGAAAGTCCTGATGGCCATCGCCCATCAGACTCCTGGAGAGCGCGCTCGTGGGTGTATGGGCGTGAACGCGACTGCGGAGCTCGCGCAGAAGGACCCTGAGGTGGCGTCGATCATCCGAGCCACGGGGTTGCTGTGCGAGACCGCGTTCGAGCAGATCTTGCGCGAAGCCAAGCGACAAGGGGAGCTCAGCCCTTCGGTGGACGAGAAGAAGGGGGGACGCTTTCTCCTGGCCGCGCTCCAGGGCTTGCGAGTCACCGCGAAAGCGGGGGCTACGCCTGAGGCCCTTCGCGATATTGCCACCTTCACGATGGCAGGGCTGAGGGCTCTCTAG
- a CDS encoding aldo/keto reductase: protein MSLDQYYLLGRSGLRVSRLSLGAMTFGTDGMFGSWGSSEETARAIFDRYLAAGGNFIDTADFYTQGTSEKMLGKFIAEAGVRDRVVVTSKFSNNVEAGNPNAGGNGRKNMMRAVDASLRRLRTDYIDLYLLHTWDRITPAEEVMRTFDDLVRAGKIRYAGLSDVPGWYAARAQTYAEAHALTPLISLQLQYSLVERSIEHEFVPLAQTLGMGITAWSPLGGGLLSGKYRPGEEGGTGDGRLTRSPTGKSAGKFTEQNWRVVAALEKVAKAIGRSMAQVALNWTATQPGVGSVIIGATRPSQLEDNLAALDFELPAELRQQLNEASAQPPPFPYGMFTDAYQAWILNTGSSVGDKPPGYAPAVWSKKA from the coding sequence ATGTCTCTCGATCAATACTATCTGCTGGGCCGCTCGGGCCTCCGGGTCAGTCGCCTCTCCCTCGGTGCCATGACCTTCGGGACGGATGGCATGTTCGGCTCGTGGGGATCCTCCGAGGAGACCGCTCGGGCCATCTTCGATCGCTACCTCGCCGCCGGCGGCAACTTCATCGACACGGCCGACTTCTACACCCAGGGCACGAGCGAGAAGATGCTCGGCAAGTTCATCGCCGAGGCGGGCGTGAGGGATCGCGTCGTCGTGACCAGCAAGTTCAGCAACAACGTTGAAGCAGGCAACCCGAACGCAGGCGGCAACGGCCGCAAGAACATGATGCGCGCGGTGGACGCCTCGCTGCGCCGGCTGCGAACCGATTACATCGATCTCTATCTGCTGCACACGTGGGATCGAATCACCCCCGCCGAGGAGGTGATGCGCACGTTCGATGATCTCGTGCGAGCCGGGAAGATTCGCTACGCAGGGCTGTCCGATGTCCCAGGGTGGTACGCGGCGCGAGCGCAGACCTATGCCGAGGCGCACGCGCTGACGCCGCTCATCAGCCTGCAGCTGCAATACTCCCTGGTCGAGCGGAGCATCGAGCACGAGTTCGTGCCCCTGGCGCAGACGTTGGGGATGGGCATCACCGCCTGGAGCCCGCTCGGCGGAGGACTGCTCTCAGGGAAATACAGGCCGGGCGAGGAGGGCGGCACGGGTGACGGCCGGCTCACCCGGAGTCCCACGGGCAAGAGCGCGGGGAAGTTCACCGAGCAGAACTGGCGAGTGGTCGCGGCGCTCGAGAAGGTGGCCAAGGCCATCGGCCGGAGCATGGCGCAAGTGGCGCTGAATTGGACCGCCACGCAGCCGGGAGTCGGCTCGGTCATCATCGGTGCGACCCGGCCCAGCCAGCTCGAGGACAATCTCGCCGCGCTCGACTTCGAGCTCCCAGCCGAGCTGCGCCAGCAGCTCAACGAGGCCAGTGCGCAGCCGCCGCCCTTCCCGTACGGCATGTTCACCGATGCGTATCAGGCGTGGATCTTGAACACCGGCTCCTCCGTGGGGGACAAGCCGCCCGGCTACGCGCCTGCGGTGTGGAGCAAGAAGGCATAG